The DNA window tttaaatttaatttgtcattattataaataattgagaatTTGCGTTTTTAATTACCAAACTgactgcaaattaaaaaagtatttaaaaaaatgactttattcatttacacaatataatgTTCAtttaaattccatgcaaacaaatcgatgtatatattttttatctaattagaAAATCATCATAAGATATTACTCGtttactcaattttttttttcaagtacgACTTTCTATAGTAGTCCAAGAACATATAGAACATGATGACAATTTGAGACATGTAAATGTATGCTAATGGCTTCCGCGCTGGTTCGCAGGATGGTAGAAGCGCTTGGAATGTATGGGCCACCATGATAGCAAATTGGAtctgaaataagaaatattgacTGATAAACGTGCAAAGACATGCGTGTTTGTaaccattttttaataatataatcaaatatttaatataatattattttattttatttttttaatataatattttttattcttatcgtgcacgcaaacaattttatacttacaattagttaaaaatttgcaaaagcaaaatatattaataaaatttgtggaagagatgtaaataaatatttgcttataAACTATgtaaaaatagcaaaacaaacaatatttatatagtgtaTGTTTGACAAGCTTTATAAAGcctgcgatatatatatatatatatatatatatatatatatatatatatattgcatgtaaaaaagcattttgccCTCATCCAACCTCTGACAGGAATTCTAGAACGCAAAAGCACCGCGCGAAATTAAACAACTACGTAACCCGATAAATCGTTCCGTCGATATCGccggaaataaaaattctctggtaacggattatttaattaaaaacggtACCACGAGCCTTCGTCCACCCATTTCAACCCGCCCCTCGCTGTTACGCTCAAATGCAAACCGAATTGGGATTCGACGAGAACACGTGTGATTCTGCAAGCAGCGCTTACGGAGCTTTTCAATCCCTCGTGAAAAGCCAGTTATCAAGTTATGGGAGCGCTGTAACCACAATGAAGTTCCCATATATGAACATATAGCACACACAAAACGTGCTATTTCGTATGCCCGCATAAATCTGGAATACTTtgtaaaactattatataaaaagcgaacgtaaaaatctaattattttgaataatcgaTGGCTAGCATGTCAGCACACTGCaacataataaacataaattgacGTAAAATAGCTACATACCAATTGCAAACGTGTCAAACATTTCTTCCAAGGAGTGACTCTCTTCTGCATTTCAGGCCCCAAACAAGCAcagaaataatacatatacatgattACATGCACTATACAATTGGGCATCATTATAAAGGTCCACATGCCACCTGTGtacatattgttttatttaatcattaccTGCGAGTGTgtgtcataattataattataagaaagtaGATGcctttagaaataaattaatatattacattatatacagtatatatttcatcattaatctttttcaactgtgatattaataaatttaaacattgactcaattttcttccaaaaattatttaaattcttgctATGCAATACGTACCAGGTGCATATTTACAAGAGATCCATGCCAAAAAGAGAGTTATTGTGTGATGATATATGTGAAGAAATGatgtttgattattcttttttctaaggACAAAAATCACGGTATCTGCAAGCTCAgtgatttttagaattaaaatccaCCATACCCATCGAGCCatctataaaacataaaaatttatatacacgcgcgcgtatatttaatttttttaagttgatcaaattttaattttatttatatcaaaaattcctgaaatttttattatatatacatatatatatatatatatatatatatatatatatatatatatatatatacacttacgCTAAGCGACATAGGATCATTTGAAATTACGAAAGGCTCACATCCCATGGAAAGATATGTCGTATAACCCGATGTAAGTAtctaaaagacaaaaaaataaaatggaacatttgcaactaaaaaaatttatacataatatgcacgcatatatatacacacatacatacatatttattgattatacttacaccataaaatataacaagattTGCAATTGCAACAGAAATGTTGTAACAAATCATAGTCTTTGTAAGCACATAAGATTTTCTGTTCTTCATGTAACGTGGTCCAAAGTAAAGTACAAAAGATAAATAGACGAGTGAAATTAGTGTTATACCAAATGGATTTGACATTAATAGCCAATCAGAAACTCTGGGatctgcaaaataaaaatgaaaatttaagagttttgaaataaaatggtatatttatgtgcaataacgtatttaaattcataaaaaagattgtaatgATATCGCGATgcgatgcataaaaaatttttttaaattatggaattgtaaaagaaaataattaaaaatatattatctatttaataacaaaaaaagccTCTCAATACAAATCAATGAAATAActacatttttcatatgttattatatgcaaatattatatttatttattttcattcattatattatatattccacgtgtatatataaaaaaaaatatctctattcAATTACTCATTCATTCATCTAACTTACCAGAAATTTCATCAATGAGATAATGATAAACGTCCATGATTTCCATATTCTAAGAATAAACAAGACATAAATAAgttgtcatttatattaaccaaataatcaaacatcaaatgtaaaatttgatgATTGGTGAATatcttaatgtaaaaatataatagagtgATAAGCAAAAGatgtaatacattaaatacaaaagttcgtattgtgaaaaaaaataattaacattataagcAAAActcttttaatcaataaatttcaaataatagttaatttttaattgattagtTATAGATTAATTGTCAAAATCAGCATTTTaccgaaatatttatatataatagatttgctatataatttagatatttatatataacagatttatatataatagattttaatgaagcatattttaaataaagaaatgttttcTGAAAAGgcaaaacaataaaacaagataaagatattaaaaataaaataataattagaatacgCACCTTCGAAGAAAGATTTGGCagatttttttgacattgtaATTCcaacttatatatatctaccgacattttaaaaaaatgacactCGTGTAACCAATATACGTGTTAACTCTCCGCGTCGATAAGCTTTTGTGCTTTACGCTCATCTGCAGGCCAAGAACCCTTAATAGGTTCAGCTTAGAATGCAGGGTTGTAATAGGCGTGCAAAGCGCCCTGAGAAGATTCATCATCAAATATGTCAGAAAATAcataaagtaagaaaaaaatatgaaaataaaaaatgatgaaaaaaataatgaaaatcatttaataaaaatattttgtctttttatttcttatatattaatataaaaatgcatacaatTTAGAATTCATGACtttcaatatcataaataactcttttaatgttttaattttagatagatAAGAGGAAACATTATACACAAATCAAACTAACTTTTTGAACTATAATGagcatctattattatatcatataataaaaaataaattacattttgataatagctcatattttatgttaattaaataatatcacgtTGCTGTAAATTTAAAcgattaagatatattaaatatatcaataataataccgcaaaatatttatagcacgtaaaaaaattatcacttttaataaatatcaatcatGTATACAGTCatggtaaataattattccagATAGTATAGATGTATGGCTTCTTcgtagttatttaaatatggatTAGTCGATTTCGTATATCCATATCTTAACATCACGAACCGAGTTACGAATTAATCTCCTTGTCCTAATCAGATCAtctaataacataattaagcCGGATGAATTGATTTCCGTGTCCAAAATtcgttaataatgttaaaaaaatatagaatagcagaaactaattattaaacaattcagTTTAAGAAAATGTCTATAGAATATAGCACGAATTAAGATATGCTgtgaaagagaattaaaattttaagatattaatttgaatttttttttacaaaaaaaaatataataaataataacaataggtataataaatagcaacttaaattgttatatatgacaaaaaaataatatatataataaatatttttttatatagtacatAAAACATATACTAAGTATCtgaacatttttttcgatGCCATCTAGATATTTCAGaagttaatatcattaaaaatatttatacgtataCAAGATATTTACTATCAGCCATTAATATGCAAGaacatttaagattaatttactAACAGACagtatatatacaatcttTCTTTGTTAATGAAAGTACATGATGTATTATCATCTGATGATATACACTACTACCTCGATGATTTATATCGAGATAAGCTTTACCATCGACACTCTTATGGGCAGAAGTTTAGGTAGAgcttataaagaaaatgtttcgacaaaattattaaatttatatatttgttaattaaattaatcaaatttattatatattattgaattatttgttatagtattatacatatataaattattaatgaaattaatatatttaatataatccaataattattaatgatattaattatacactaGATCATACTTacctttacaaaatttaacaatcaCATCAATTACAAtcaagcaataaataaaaaataagaaaaatttttaaaacaatggttcaaaatattaaatgtacagtaatttaaaatttatacattaattttcaaaatagaattaaaccaaagtttttaaaaaaacttcatTTTTTGGCAAAATCTTAAAGACTTAATAAATGAATAGGTTGTGTGAATGAATATTCTTTATACCTAATAGAAGAGTGGATAATATATGCGTAAATGCATTGGTAAACACTTAAAACATATCATGCAAGGTTCTCTTCAAACTCTCTTATATGCACTACAGCACAGCATCAGCTTAAGTCACAAAGTACAAGATGCACACATGAAGGGAGAATAGGGAAAAAATGCTAGGAAGGCTACTTTTGCACATATTTGCATAAGTGGCTGCATCTAAAATTTGATAAGGGAAATTGAAGAAGCGCCCTTCAAACATGCCATCTTATCTAGCTAAAGACATGATTAAGACACTAAAAAGTTcctcacaaaatatatattaaacgttTTACTGTTacgtatatcttatatatcattatttttgcatttatatacattatgcaaaataaaaactattcatATCTTTGTCTTTTCTCTACGTGATATGTTTTTccaatatacattaaaattcaacaatattttatataattcattctttctctatctttctccctctttagtgtgctaaaaataattatatccaaatttaaataataataatgtttcaaaGCAGTCCTATTACAATTAAACTCctgatatttaagaataattttttattatattaataaatttacaaaatttatatatatatataacatatatatttatattatatatatactgtcaTTATaacaagtttattattatagcatatactacttttttatctattttatctattttatctattttatttgaacagaaaaaagataatataataatattaatatttttttattcttatattaaatcatcttTTATTCATTACAATAGTTTCTATTGATCATATTCTTTAATTCCTTGTAAATCTCTAATAACAATAagagttaatttaatatgagcATTGGTTCTTGCAATCATTTTTCGCAAATGAGCAATCTGTCTTTCCAGCAACTTGAttcgtatatttataacaattaaagcTTCATTTAAATCGAATTCGATATAATGTCCTAAACCAACatctaataaaatctttgaagCATCTGGAATGTGcgcttgaataaaaaaattatttcctataTCAACCTTAGTTTTGAAACCTGTTTTTTCGATgtttgtattttgaaaagtaGTTATCACTGATTTCAGTTGTAGAAATTCGGCAACATCAGCGTTCTTAGCATCAAGTTTTTCATCCAATTTCGCAAGATCGGCTTTTAATACATCATTGACAAACGTCTCAAATTGTAAAATCTTCTGTTGAGTTTGCAGATCCATTAGACTTGCGTTCtatcaaataagaaaaataagatattaaaaaagtgataGTAttcgatgtaaaatattttataatcaaagattaaacatatatttcattaaaaaatgtataattttcagGTTATGTCACACATTACAGTATCatgcatatacaatataaatatttacactttGTCTTGTAGAATAGTGATAATGTCACTCACATTGTCAGACTTAGAATAAAGTGTGTCAAAGCCAAACAAATCGTATTGCAATATCTtcctgataaatataattgcatttttttttactgctgtattcttatcatatataacattatgcGAATGCGACACCTTGGTCTGGCAGAACTAGCACTACAGGCACTAGCAGCAAGCTTGTTAAGAATAGAGCAGCAGCTGCTAAAAAGGGTCTCTGTAATATGTATCAGATCGATcttgtcaaataattataacaaataaaccgttcattaaaactaatatgataaaaatataatttataaaacggaAGATATACTTAGCGAGAGGCTACCGCGTCTCTTGATACCAACtcaatatctaaataaatatcaacttTACatactacaaaaataattcattttttatatattcatgtaatcgaatcaatatatgtatatacatacacacacatttggcataatagcattttttttcaacaatgtcTGTTCATATAAAGTAGCTTAATTGTCATCACACAGCTATTGAAATATCCATAagtttttttcacaattgtaATAATGAACCTTagaatagattatattaaatgatcaaaaaattaattatacttagagatacgcgtgtgtatgtgaatataaaaaatgattaatatcttatataaccATTTATCTTACTTGAACATATTGCTATtcttataacatatttttttgttaactatctgatagaaaaatttatcatcaatAATGTGCAACGAACCTTTTATAAGAACGAAGCAAAAAAgagattgcaaatttatttaatgtttaaatgtcGTCGATGATcacatatttcacattttttccaatttgtaCACTTAATACATCATGGGTAGTATATGTTggtaaattatatacagtatACAACATATCTTTCTGAGTTAAAAGGTACAGGATATAGTCCATATTCTTACACGACACAACcacaatgtaatattaaagagaGTGTTGTGCTCTGTGcgatgcatattaaaaaacatgttATACCGAATATATGCTAATGATCCTAAATTGCACTTGAGTTAAGCTGATGATAGCAGCACAACAATGCGccttacaataattatatacacatcatGTTTTTGATGTCTATGGTAAAAAGGATAAATACAGGTAATCATACACTGCGCTGTGCGCtgcttttttttacctttccTTTATCCACTTTTGAGCTTTGTAGCTAAAGAACTTAATGCACGCACGATGTTATCGTGAAATAACTATAAAGCAAACGTGTACTTTCAATCAACaagtatatcaaattttacctTCCGCGTATACGGTAACTTAACCGCTGCATTATAACggcatttattatgtaaaatcaaCTGCCGCATAGCATAACGGGATTGAAAAACAACTGACAGTTTGAATACATGAAGGATATACGCGCAAAGTATATACGCGACACAAAGATAAATGATGCTGAGCTTGCGAAATGGACAGAGAAAAATGAATGCGTAATCGGGTTGAGGACAACAacgatatatctataaaaatgatataacagGTTCAATGCATTGATATCGCGATATTTCTTGCAACTAATTTGATACGACATGACTATGGCAAAATCAAGACTCAATAGAGCCGGTTTGAAAACGCCAATATACAAGCGACACAAGAATGCTCCTTTCCAGAGGCGTCGATTATTACTTGCGTCTATGAAATACGATCGCGGAAAATGCGATCATTTCCGCGTTTTAGATTTTTACGGCGCGTTATTGTTGCGAGCTAATAACTTTTCTGATTCTTTCGTCAATAACGTTCGTTTACTCGTTTTATTCTAACAGTGATGCGCAAAAAGCGACCATTCTCAGGATGCATCCCGCTCACGCTTTTGTGCGTTAGGCATGACTTAGCAAAGTACTTCGAACATTCGTTTTGGGATCGCATGATACAAAGGcttcattttcaaataaaaaaaaaagctcggCAAAAAAGATCCACTTTCGATTTACTTTTACAAGCGCAACAGATCAGTAGGAGTGATTGCAAAAAGAGTCTTACCtcgatatttattgtatacttGCATCCCGTAAAGTGAACATCATGATGATGACTAATAttcttgcaattaaaattttttcaacgatTATCAcgagataataatatcgatgtatcgctattaattcttaacttaaaaaaaaattatatgatgcacttaatataattaatttaattattaattctcatataattctacttgatttaaataatgtaaaaaattgagtatgcattatttattatatatatatatatatatatatatatatatatatatatatatatatataaaatattcctctCTGTAACATGAAAAAAGtactttgttttttcttaaatatgcgatatgattaatttaatagattaattatcgaAACTTTTAATGTGTCTATTCTCTAGATATCAGTTGCACGATATGcttgtataattttgcatCACATCAatcgttgtatatatatttacactcCCGTCCATAGTGGAAGATTAACGTATCTCGCGAGATAGTGCTACTCATTACAGAATCTCGAGAGAAAGTAATCGCGATGGAACAACAACGTCCAAACTCCATATTCATCTACATcacagaatttataaatttgcattaacaaagtccgagaatataaaaattcatcggCGTGACGGAttctatgattaattaattggcCCGATTAATTTCCGCCGAGAggacattaaaataatgttgcgTCGGAAAGTGCGTTGCACACTTTCTTTTACGATCGTGCAGTCAGAGCTGCGTGAAAGCAGCCCTGACGGACCTGGCAACCGTTATCGGAGTAGATaggaatattttcttctttcagtATCAATTGTACGACACTAAGAACATACGGTCAGCGCTTATTGCTTATTGCTTATAAGAATTCCGCTTAATTTTTTACCTTTGACGCGCAAATTCGTGCACGAATAGTATCGTAGGTGTATCGTGTCTTTTACGAGCCATCGCGGCGGAGGTTGTTTGTCAGGGTTATCTGACAGCATTCGCGGTATAAACTGTAATTTATATcgcagataaataatttagcgcGTTGCGCTCTTTTAGCGATTTCATAAATTACCGATATCTTTGAGCTTGCCCCTTTGTGAACCAATTAAACGTAGGAGAGggatatgaatattattccatctttaattttctgagaaactatcaaaaatatacgtaaattacttttattacatgtcataaataattacggAAATGGTTGCTTCACCGATAAGATTTGTATTCAttacatatttgatttaaaaatatataaataaatataataataattataaatgaagatCCGCGAGATTGTAGCAACTCGAGATTTAGACGTGATATCCGTTGTCACTAACATTCGATATTGTCAAGAGCCATACTTACATCTtttctctgtaaaaaaaaaataaaaaataaaaataatatttttatttctaacagaaaataataaatttattcgacaatattgtttaataaattatttaatgcatcTATTCTATGGCGATCAATGTTGACGACTCCAAGAGCAaggtaaattcttttttctcgcgtCCAAAAACCGGCGGCCCTGGTCCAAGCAAGAGTCATCGCGTCAATCGGTGTGCGTGACTGGCAGATGCGTGCGAATACACAAAACGTATGCACGTGTGCGTTTAAGTGGAAACATGCGGCGCAGCAGGCAACATCGTATAATCAAGCTTGAGTATGCGAGATTCGCGTACAGGCCTATAAAAGTCGTTGCAATGTTTAACTGCGGTGTGTCCCAAGCATAAACTAGAGACTTATAGGTACTGTGTAGAAATACTCTACGACCGCAGACGCTGTAGCACTTTTATGCGTCTGAGAAAGAGACAGGTTCGCTCGCACTGATTTCTCGCGACGAGAGCGCTTGGATATCATCATATTGTCTCGTCGCGTCGATAGCATGTCCTTCCTCAAAGTTGAGGCTTGTGTTCGCATCGTCCTGGCGATGCTTAAAACCGAGACGAACCTTCACTTTAAAATAGAATCGAGAGTAAGATGAGGCCGATCACGACGATCGTGACAAAGcgcaaaataacattaatgatCTACTGTATAATCGAAATTCTCGATCGCGGTCTCGTTTATAGTTTTTAGGATTCAGTTTTCGAAGCCTCAAATATagtatacatacatgcatgcatatatatatatatatatatatatatatatatatatatatatacacgagtcaaaaaattatacttgaatatttacatataaataatttaaataattttatttattggcattaaagaaattttctttatatttagaagaaaatatatttattttgatatcgcatatattatatgattatttatatatacttattatataagtatttatatatatctacatatataaatttgtaatataaattttttgtacatatttataatttttgaaataataaaattgaaagcataattatatttttgtatctagTTTAACAGTTTAAAATacttatgaaagaaatatcatatacattCTGCATCGGCTCTCAAgcaatatcgaaaaattatcattgcAATTACAAACTGTTTTATGAATCACGATATATCGACAAGCACATGATTGTGTAATCATAAAGAAGATAACCTTGCATAAAAAGAATCTGAAAAACGAAAGAAATCAATGTACTGCTTACACAATCTCATGTACGCTATCCTTCCAAGAGAAacatcttatatgtatatcaatacacaattaatgcaataaacagtaaaataagaaaaaaatgtaagaatatgtactatatataaaaaaatctattatttattaatcaaagatGATAAGGTTTCCATTTGCACATACATACGTAATAAATCTAAACATGAATATATGATTTActtgttataattatcataaattatatttttttttttttatagaaatggaAGATTCAATTAGTTTAAACGAGAAGAATTGTGCtatagtatttttttgctatcttgcatttatataaatacataatgacAAAACGAACATTATCGATTTATAATCAGATAATGAATAATTGGCAAATTATCTGCTCTTATACCAACCGAGAatgtttttctaatatattttttattccatcaAACATTATAATGAATTCAATGTCGTGACAGTTTATACCATATTCATTGTCGTTGCGGTAAAGTGAAATCGCCATTACATCTTATTGTCTTGATAATGCATTTCCATCATAACAATGTCACTGCCAATTCAAATGTAATCTCTGTTTATAACAGAAGATCCGTGCCTAAACCGCATTTTAGCATAAATCTAACAGTCTTCAGAAAATATTGGtgttaatgagaaaaaatttgaaaacagcataatgttaaaaaaaaaaaaactgagatttataaatatgctaatatatttttaatacataagaaaattatatgtagtacacgtattttaatcaaacgttgaaaaatcaaaaaatatttatgaaatatttaatttttcgataatctaCAGACACATAaatctttaatcaaattaaggATGATGAAAGCGCAAGTATATAAACTGGTGATGTAATGTATATCGTCAGTGTCAAAGACCATATATTCTATCGCGCGAAACGGACTATCGAAACATGTATCTTTTGATATGACagatacattttaatacaaaaatatcacatGTTCAATGTAATTATTGGAATGAATGTTAAAAGCTGGATAAGCTTATCATTTCTGTTactaataaagtttaaaataaaaagttatatatatattgttattcattcaatatatattcattcctcatatacaatataaactttttataaatattatatatatgaagagaaagcaataaaatacaattgtaatttataatattaaaaaatatatatacaaataaaattaatttctttaattaattcttaattaatttacaagaaGAAATGATAGTTTTGgcggtaataaatattttatatgaagcatattatttaaaaatcccaaaatattattatactattattgaattatatattattattattgaatattaattgtgCATTGATGTCTCGTACGCTCGGTAATTCGCTTGATATACGATGCACGAATCAAAAGATGTTGAATTGAGATATCgactttgagattttcatCAGATGCaggttcttttatttataataaaatctgtgTGCCTCGTTGTATAGAGAGCAACTAATCCCCGTGACTCGATCGGGATGAAAAAGGACCGATATAAGCCCACCACGTTTGGCCGCGTAGGATATCGGATTACTTGATCAACAAAGTCTATCTTACAAGTCTCGATTTATGTATTGAAATTGGAGAAGTTCTTAGCGACACACACAACGGAGACTGCGACTTCCTTCGCGGAAATCACCTCTTCCTTCCTACTgcgataagaatttaaatacaattaaatattgtatggtAGTAAAGAGAGATTATAATGTGCGACAAAActcgagataaaaatttataatttcacaaaaaaatattacatgcatgccagttatatgtattaattaatctacacAGAGTTATTATGGACCAATAATCATAGACgttcttttcttatatattcaatagaaAAGTTCATTGCTTGAGAGATTTATTATCCACAAAAATACATCTCATATTTATCGGTGATTTCCTGAATTTCCTCACAAATAATCCGCACAGAGTGTTCGATCAATGgacgataattaaatttgcttgatttaatagaaaaatcggCTGTTGTAAAATTCATCAATTCGCGGACATATCTCGTGGTAGCATCCCTATGTCGGATTTTTTGAGAGCTAATCTTGCTCGCGCAGTTTTTGGTTCCTGGAAAAATACGCTCGACTAACGATAAGCATCGCGCACCGCTCGATATCCACGAAGTCTTATTGTCACTATACGcagataaaaactaaattaaatatacccTCCCTCTTCAATGTGTCATAcaacattgattaaaatacgagataatatttattcacatgTCCAAACtgtcatcaaattttttatttcgcaaacGTGCGTTATGTctcaatttaattacttaccAAACTTATTTGATGCAATAGTTGCTCATATAAGCTCGTGATTATAAAATCATGTAGTTTCTTAAgagtattttcttaaaaatcagtttattaaaaaaaggcgcattttatacattattgatattttagcaatattaaaacaaCCAATATCATTTgcgtaagaaatatatatttacacattatttatgtttttaattatctttttaattctcaGCAATAATGCAGTTATAATGATTGAACATGATCGATGTATGGAAAAATGATTACTATTCATCTTTATAGAGCAATTTGCAATCTATCGTGAGACAATGATCGATCTTATATGCAGCAGTTTATTCTTTAACCGTGCATCGCATCCTCCTTactttttccttctttattGTATCGCtcgttttgtattttttgcg is part of the Cataglyphis hispanica isolate Lineage 1 chromosome 18, ULB_Chis1_1.0, whole genome shotgun sequence genome and encodes:
- the LOC126856452 gene encoding elongation of very long chain fatty acids protein 1-like; amino-acid sequence: MSVDIYKLELQCQKNLPNLSSKNMEIMDVYHYLIDEISDPRVSDWLLMSNPFGITLISLVYLSFVLYFGPRYMKNRKSYVLTKTMICYNISVAIANLVIFYGILTSGYTTYLSMGCEPFVISNDPMSLSMARWVWWILILKITELADTVIFVLRKKNNQTSFLHIYHHTITLFLAWISCKYAPGGMWTFIMMPNCIVHVIMYMYYFCACLGPEMQKRVTPWKKCLTRLQLIQFAIMVAHTFQALLPSCEPARKPLAYIYMSQIVIMFYMFLDYYRKSYLKKKIE
- the LOC126856453 gene encoding protein UXT homolog, yielding MDLQTQQKILQFETFVNDVLKADLAKLDEKLDAKNADVAEFLQLKSVITTFQNTNIEKTGFKTKVDIGNNFFIQAHIPDASKILLDVGLGHYIEFDLNEALIVINIRIKLLERQIAHLRKMIARTNAHIKLTLIVIRDLQGIKEYDQ